In Tachysurus fulvidraco isolate hzauxx_2018 chromosome 9, HZAU_PFXX_2.0, whole genome shotgun sequence, the sequence TTCATATTTGACAACAACCTCTGCTTCGGCTGTCTTAGGAGAGGACACAACTCGAAGGACTGTAAGAGTAAAGCTATTTGTGCCATATGTACGAAGCACCATCCAACACCACTGCACGAAGACCGTTCTTCTACCATAGAAGACACATCTTCTCATGCAGTGCAATCTGAAGAAACaacttcttctctttcttgttGTGTGGACAGAGGTGATGGTGGGAGCACATCTATGATAGTGCTTGTATGGATTTCTTTACCACAGCTCCTGAAAAGGAGATACTAGTGTATGCTTTATTGGACACACAGAGTAGCAACACCTTTGTGGATCAAGAGGTATGTGAAGAGGTGGGAGCAAGTTTAGAGCCTGTCAAGCTAAAACTAACGACAATGATGGGAAAAGATTCCATTATTCAGAGTGAAAGAGTTAGTGGGCTTAGAGTTAGGGGGTTTTCCTCCCAAAGTCTTGTAAACTTGCCACCTGCCTATACCAGAGATTTCATCCCTCTTTAGCGTTCCCACATTCCAACCCCTGAAACAGCCAGAAGGTGGAACCATCTGAACCGAATAGCACAAGAAATTCCAAAGTTGATGGATTGTAAGGTCGGAATTTTAATAGGCTATGACTGCTCCAGAGCACTGGCTCCACGACAAGTCATTATAGGAGGTGACGATGAGCCATATGCCACTAAGACGGACCTGGGATGGAGCATTGTTGGCAGCTCACCACGGGTTGCGAAGTCATCAGAGGTTATAGGCCTGTGCCATCGTGTATCCGTCAAAGAAATTCCACTACTGACACCAGCCACTGTTATCAAAGCCCTAGAATCAGACTTCAAAGACACAAGCCCTGGGAAAAAGACCATATCACAAGATGTCACATACAGTTTATGCAGTTACTGAATGACAAAATATGCTACAATGCAGATGGGCACCTGGAAATGCCCCTACCTTTTAAGACATGCCCCCAGCTTCCAGAGAATAAGCGGTTGGCTCTACTAAGACTGAAGCGTCTGAAAGGAAGACTTGATAAAGATCCCAAATTCAAGGATGACTATATTAAATTTATGGAAGGTGTATTTGAGGATGGTGATGCGGAGAGAGCTGAGCACTCACCCAGGGCAGGAAATACGTGGTATATTCCTCACCAAGGTGTCTATCACCCTAGAAAGCCAAACAAAATTAGGGTTGTGTTCGACTGCTCTGCCAAATATAATGGCACAGCCCTAAATGATCATTTGCTATCTGGACCTGATCTTACCAACGGCCTAACAGGAGTGCTTTGCAGATTCCGCAAATACCCAATTGCAGTCATCTGTGATGTTGAGATGTTCCACAGGTTCCATGTAAGCCAGGAGGATAGAGATTACTTACGGTTCCTGTGGTGGGAACATGGGGATACGAATTCTGAGCCAAAGGAATATCGTATGAAAGTCCATCTTTTTGGAGCGACATCCTCTCCTGCTTGTGCAGATTATGGAATGAAGTATCTCGCAAGCCAAAATGAAAAGGAGTATCCTGCAGCAGCCAACTTCATAAGGAAGAATTTCTATGTTGATGATGGCCTTGCTAGCGTAGATGTGGACACAGCTATCAACCTTGTGAAGGAAGCACAAAATGTGTGTGCTAAAGGAAGATTGCATCTTCATAAGTTCATCTCTAACAACAGAGAGGTTCTGGAGTCAATTCCTGACAGTGAAAGAGCTAGTGGAGTTCAGGATGTGGACCTCAGTCATGACAACCTCCCTGTCCAGACTGTGTTGGGAGTAAAGTGGAGTGTGAGTAGTGATGCCTTCACCTTCAAGGTTGCTCTGGATGAGAAACCAGCAACACGGCGAGGAATCCTTTCGACTGTGGCTTCTGTGTTTGACCCTCTAGGATTTCTAGCCCCTTTTCTACTGCAGGGAAAGAAAGTACTACAGGAGATGTGCCATAAAGGCATTGAATGGGATGAACCGCTGCCTGGAGAGTTAAGACCTCAATGGGAAAGCTGGTTAAACGATCTAAAGAATCTGGAAAAACTTCAGAT encodes:
- the LOC125145551 gene encoding uncharacterized protein LOC125145551 — protein: MEHCWQLTTGCEVIRGYRPVPSCIRQRNSTTDTSHCYQSPRIRLQRHKPWEKDHITRCHIQFMQLLNDKICYNADGHLEMPLPFKTCPQLPENKRLALLRLKRLKGRLDKDPKFKDDYIKFMEGVFEDGDAERAEHSPRAGNTWYIPHQGVYHPRKPNKIRVVFDCSAKYNGTALNDHLLSGPDLTNGLTGVLCRFRKYPIAVICDVEMFHRFHVSQEDRDYLRFLWWEHGDTNSEPKEYRMKVHLFGATSSPACADYGMKYLASQNEKEYPAAANFIRKNFYVDDGLASVDVDTAINLVKEAQNVCAKGRLHLHKFISNNREVLESIPDSERASGVQDVDLSHDNLPVQTVLGVKWSVSSDAFTFKVALDEKPATRRGILSTVASVFDPLGFLAPFLLQGKKVLQEMCHKGIEWDEPLPGELRPQWESWLNDLKNLEKLQIPRCFIPQNLERVQRIELHHFSDASSHGYGQCTYIRLLSEDKVHCSLVIGKARVAPTKVVTIPRLELTAAVVSSAVSSMLREELELKIDQEYFWTDSKVVLGYINNDARRFHVFVANRVQRIREASEPVQWNYIDTDQNPADQASRGLSVSELINSDWLTGPKFLWRREIVMPKSTPELLLGDPEIKTQVLQTKVIQEDNFLETFNRFSKWHAALNVVARIQLLAKRDKIPKPINVEDLRKASIVLIKLAQRDAFKKEMDMDTEP